The Litorilinea aerophila DNA window TGCCCCTCTTCATCTTCGGCGGGCTGGATCCCAACACGCCAGCCATTCGACACTACAAACTGCTGGAAGGGCGCTACATGCAGCGCCCCAACGAAATTGTGCTGGGCAAAATCGCTGCCGAGACCTACAAGCTGGGCGTGGGGGACACCATCACCCTCTACAACAACCGCTACAAAATCGTGGGCATCTACGAGACCGGCATCGCCTACGAGGATGGGGGCGGCATCCTGGCCTTGCGGGAGGCGCAGCGGCTCCTGGGACGTCCCCGGGCCGTCAGCTTCATCTTTGTGGACGTCTACGATCCGTCCCAGGCGCGGGCCGTGGCCGAAGCCATCAACCGTCGCTTCCCGGAGGTACGGGCCAGCCTGAGCAGCGAATTTGCCCAGAACACCAACGACATCCAGACCACCCAGGCCATGACCACAGCCATCCGCCTCCTGGCCCTGATCGTGGGCGGCATTGTGGTGGCCAATACCATGATCATGTCCATCTATGAACGAACCCGGGAGATCGGCACCTTGCGGGCTGTGGGCTGGTCCCAGCGGCGCATCCTGCTCCAGATCCTCCAGGAGAGCGTCTACCTCTGTGGACTGGCCGCCATCCTGGGATCGATCCTGGGCGTGGCCCTGCTGACCGGCATCAGCGTGATCCCGGTGGCCAGCCAGTTCATCGAGGTGGCCTGGTCCCTGCAGACCTTCGTGGTAGCCATTGCCGTGGCCCTGGCGCTGGGTGTCATTGGCGGCTTTTACCCGGCCTGGCGGGCCAGCCGGCTTCAGCCGGTGGAGGCGCTGCGCTATGAGTAGCCGGCAGCCCGTTTCAGGACCACCAGACCACGCGGTGCGAGGTGTGCTATGAAACGCTGGATCCTCATCGCTGTCCTTCTGATCGTAGCCGTGGGCGGCTGGCTGGGCTATCAACGCTATCAGGCGCAACAGCTGGCCCAACAACAGGCGGCCGAAGCCCAGGATGCCCAGGCCGCCGATCTGGAAAGCGTCATCTGGGCGTCGGGCAAGCTGGAACCGCTCCGCTGGTCCGAGCTCAGTTCCGTCAACCAGGGCATCGTGGAGGCCATCCACGTCCAGGAAGGGGATTGGGTGGAAGCCGGCGATGTACTCCTGGAGCTGGACACGATGGTGCTGGAGAGTCAGCTCCAGGAGGCGGAGGCCGCCCTGGCGGAGGCCCAGGCCGCGTTGGACAAGCTCCGGGCCGGGGCCACCTCCGCGGAGATCGCAGCTGCCCAGGCCGCGGTGGATGCAGCCAAGGCCAGCGTCGCCCAGGCAGCCGGGCAGATGCTGGAGACCCAGGCCGCCATTGAGGCGGCCGAAGCGGCCGTCGAGGTGGCACGCCGCCAGTATGAAGAAATGGCCAGCCATCCTACCCCGGCAGAGCTGCAGGTGGCCCGGGCGGAGGTGGCCGTGGCCGAAGCGGCGGTCATCCAGGCCCAGGCGGCCTACAACCTGGTGCGGGGCGACCCTAACATCGCCGCCCGGCCGGAATCCATGACCCTGGCCCAGGCCACGGCAGCCCTGGAAGCGGCCAGGGCCAAAGCCGCCCTCACCGAGCAGGGGCCCACGCCCCAACAGCTGGCCGTGGCCCAGGCCAACATCCAGGCGGCGGAGGCCCAGGTCAAGATCGCCCAGAGCCGCATCCCAGGCGCCGAGGCCAACGTGAAAGCTGCGCTGGCCAGCCAGGCCAGCGCCGAAGCGGCCCTGGAAAAGCTCCTGGCCGGGGCCACGCCCGAGGACATCGCCATGGCCGAAGCCCGGGTACAGTCGGCCCAGGCCGCGGTGAACAGTGCCCGGGCCCGGCTGCGCCAAAGCCAGATCGTGGCCCCCTTTGCCGGCCAGGTGGGCCAGATCAACGTGCGGGTGGGCGAGCCCGGCATGCCCGGCCAGCCCCTGGTCCTCTTGGGCGACACCCGCACCATGCATGTAGTCACCACCGACCTGCGGGAAACGGACGTGGTCAAGGTGGAAGTGGGCATGCCTGTGGAGGTCACCTTCGATGCCCTGCCGGACCAGATCTTCACCGGGACCATCACCTGGATCGCGCCCGTGAGCACCACCGAACAGGGAAGCACCAACTATCGGCTCTTCGTGGACGTGGCCGAGCTGGATCCCAGCCTGCGCTGGGGCATGACGGCGTTCGTCAATATTTATACAGGCCAATAACCTGGTCTGCCGAGTATGCCATGACAGAACGGTTAATCGAGACCCGACATCTGAGCAAGGTTTACGGCAGCGGCGAGACCGCGGTCCGCGCCCTGGACGACGTCAACCTGACGGTGGAGCGGGGTGAGCTGCTGGCGGTGATGGGGCCCAGCGGCTGTGGCAAGAGCACCCTGCTCAACATGCTGGGCGCCCTGGATCAGCCCAGCGAGGGGGAAGTCTGGGTGGCGGGCGAAAACCTGGCGCGCCTGAAGGATGTGGACACCTTCCGCGCCCGGACGGTGGGCTTCGTCTTCCAGCTCCACAACCTGCTGCCCACCCTCAACGCGCGGGAAAACGTGGAGGTGCCCATGGTGGGCCACGTAGCCAGCGCCCGGGAGCGGTCCCGGCGGGCCATGCACCTGCTGGAGCTGGTGGGATTGGCCGACCGGGCCGACCACCTGCCCAACCAGCTCTCCGGCGGGCAACGCCAGCGCATCGCCATTGCCCGGGCCCTGGCCAACGAGCCCGCCCTGATCCTGGCCGACGAGCCCACCGGCTCCCTGGACAGCCAGAGCGGCGAGGAGATCCTGGCCCTGTTGGCCCGGCTGAACCAGAGCCAGGGCGCCACGGTGGTGATCGTCACCCACGACCGCCGGGTGGCCCAGGCGACCCAGCGCATCGTCCGCATGAAGGACGGGCGCATCGTCGAGGACCATCGCCTCACCGACCCCCTGGAGGAAGACCTGCGCATGCTGGCCCGCAGCCGGCTGGGCCAGGCCATCCTCCAGGGAGACGACACCAGGCCCCTGGCCGGGTTGACGCCTGAAGAAGTGGCCACGTTGCGCCGCATCCTGCGGCGCGTGGCCGGTGCGGGGGAAGCGGAGGCAGCCCCGGCGACGCTGCCCCTGTCCGTGGGTTGACGCTCCCCCCTTGGGTGCGATCCACAGATGTACGGATGGGTTCACTGTAGTTCACTGTAGAAGCCACAGATTTCCCAGCCTCCCCCGGCGGGTGAAGGGGCGGCGACGGCTGCGCAGCATGTAGGGGCGAATCATGATTCGCCCCGCCTACGACGAGGCACCGATTTCCGTAGGGCGGGCCTCCGTGCCCACCCGCTATCCCTAAAGTGCAAAAGCCCTGTCATCTGTGGATGAAAACGAAAGCGAAGGGATCGTGAGATTTTCTTCTGGCGTTATCTGCGGTAATCTGTGGAATCTGTACTTTCTACAGTGACGCCGGTACAGGATGATGCAGCTCATCGACGGGACAGGAGTATCTGGATGACCTGGAGCAGGCAGAAGGGTGGGGTTACAGCCGTTGCCCTGGTGGCGGTGGGATTGGCCGTGGGGCTCTTTGGGCAGACCGTTTACAACGACAGCCACAACGAGCAAATGTACGTGACCGCGGGTTACCTGGTCGCCCAGGGGAAGCGACTGTATCAGGACTTCGCCTTCGTCCAGATGCCCTACGTGCCCCTGCTGTACGCCCCCTTCTTTCGGCTGACCGGCGGATATTTTCTGCTGACCGCCAAGCTGATCAACTACGCCTGGACCGGCCTTACCGCGCTGCTGTTGTACATGGCCGGCCGGCGCTGGACCCGGGATTCCCTCTTCAGCCTGACCCTGGTGGTGGTCTTCCTGTCCAACTACTACATCACCCGGGCCACCATGGAGGCCTCCAACTACACCCTGCCCATGGCCCTGAGCCTGCTGGGGGGGCTGCTCATGGCGGGGGCCTACCGACGCGGTGCCATCCAGAGTGGAAGACTGTTGCTGGCTGGGGTGGCCCTGGGCGGCGCCATCGGCGGCAAGCTCTACTACGCCTCGCTGGTCGTGCCCTGCGGCCTGTTGACCCTCCTCTACCCGCGACAGGCGGCTGGGTGGACACGGCTGCGCTGGGGCGCGCTTCCCCTGGCGGTGGGCCTGGCGGTGGGCCTGGGGCCCGTGTGGTACTACCTGCTGCGGGATCCGGATCGCTTTCTGTTTAACAACCTGGGCTACCACACCACCAACACCCTTTGGCGGGTGCAGAGCGGCTTCCTGGAGGACGCCTCCCTGTGGGGGAAGCTGAGCATCGCCCGGGACGTGCTGGCCAATTCCAACGTGCTGCCCCTGGTGCTGTGGCTGGCCCTGGCTGGCTGGCTTTTACTGGATCGGTGGCCGGAGATGCCCCGAGGCGACGGCCGTGAACGTCTGACCCTCCCCGTGGCTGTGGCCGGTCTGATGGCCCTCACCGCGACGGTGACCGCGTTCACGCCGAGCCCCCTGTTTCCCCAATATTTCGCCATGCCCGTGCCCTTCCTGCTGCTGACCCTGGCCGCGCTGCAGGGCCAGCTGCTCCCTTCGCAGCAGGGCATCCTGCGCCGCCTGGCCCTGGTGGTGGCAGCCATTTCGGTCCTCATCATTCTGCCCCGGCACACGGGCGCGCTCCACAATGCCCTGGATCCAGAGAAAGCCTGGTCCGGCGTGGCCGCCCACGACATCGCCTACGCCATCCGCGGCCATCTGGTGCAGGCGGGTCACCTGGACGGGGAAGCCTCGCCCAAGGTGGCCACCCTGTCGCCGGTCTAC harbors:
- a CDS encoding HlyD family efflux transporter periplasmic adaptor subunit; the protein is MKRWILIAVLLIVAVGGWLGYQRYQAQQLAQQQAAEAQDAQAADLESVIWASGKLEPLRWSELSSVNQGIVEAIHVQEGDWVEAGDVLLELDTMVLESQLQEAEAALAEAQAALDKLRAGATSAEIAAAQAAVDAAKASVAQAAGQMLETQAAIEAAEAAVEVARRQYEEMASHPTPAELQVARAEVAVAEAAVIQAQAAYNLVRGDPNIAARPESMTLAQATAALEAARAKAALTEQGPTPQQLAVAQANIQAAEAQVKIAQSRIPGAEANVKAALASQASAEAALEKLLAGATPEDIAMAEARVQSAQAAVNSARARLRQSQIVAPFAGQVGQINVRVGEPGMPGQPLVLLGDTRTMHVVTTDLRETDVVKVEVGMPVEVTFDALPDQIFTGTITWIAPVSTTEQGSTNYRLFVDVAELDPSLRWGMTAFVNIYTGQ
- a CDS encoding ABC transporter ATP-binding protein; this encodes MTERLIETRHLSKVYGSGETAVRALDDVNLTVERGELLAVMGPSGCGKSTLLNMLGALDQPSEGEVWVAGENLARLKDVDTFRARTVGFVFQLHNLLPTLNARENVEVPMVGHVASARERSRRAMHLLELVGLADRADHLPNQLSGGQRQRIAIARALANEPALILADEPTGSLDSQSGEEILALLARLNQSQGATVVIVTHDRRVAQATQRIVRMKDGRIVEDHRLTDPLEEDLRMLARSRLGQAILQGDDTRPLAGLTPEEVATLRRILRRVAGAGEAEAAPATLPLSVG